The region TCGAGATCAAGAGTTATCTCAACCAGGGCCTGCGCATCGTCTTTCGCAATGAGCTCCAGGATCAGTATCACGAGTTCAAGCATGAGGGCGGCATCAAGGACTTTCTGGCCCACATCCAGAAGTCCAGCAATCAGCCCCCCATTCACACCGATGTGGTCGTGGTGCGAGAGGCCGACGCCGCGCCCAACGTGGCCCGGGTGGAGATCGCGCTGCAGTGGACCGAAGACACCACCGAGGACCTGCGCGCCTTTGTCAACGGCATCCCCACCGCCGACGGTGGCACCCACGAGCAGGGCTTTAAGGATGGCGTGGTCAAGGCCATGCGCACCTATTTCGATACCCACGATCTGGTGCCCCGCAGCCTGACCATCGCCTCCGAGGATATCCGCGAGGGGCTCAAGGCCATCATCAGCGTCTTTATGATGGACCCGCAGTTTCAGGGGCAGACCAAGTCCAAGCTCAATAACCCGGATATTCGCAGTGTGGTCTCGGGGCTGGTGCGCGTGGAGCTGGAGCGTTTTCTTAACGCCAACTCCAACACCGGCAACGCCATCGCGCAGCGCATCATTCAGGCGGCCCGCGCGCGTCAGGCCAGCCGTTCGGCGGCCAAGCAGGTCAAGCGCAAGCGCGCGGTCAGCCACCGTCTGAACCTGCCGGGCAAGCTGGCCGATTGCTCCTCCACCGATCCCGAGGAGAGCGAGCTCTTCATCGTCGAGGGGAACTCCGCCGGTGGGAACGCCAAGCAGGGCCGCGACCGGCGCACCCAGGCGATTCTTCCCCTGCGCGGTAAGGTGCTCAACGCCGAGCAGGCCTCCCGCTCCAAAGTCTCCAGCAACCGGGAGCTCAGCGATGTGGCCGACGCCCTGGGGTGTGGTCTGGGCGATCACTTCGACGCCTCCAAGCTGCGCTACCACAAGATCATCCTCCTGATGGACGCCGATAGCGACGGTCTGCACATCTCCACCCTGCTTCTGACCTTCTTCTACCGCTACATGCCGCGCCTGATCGACGAGGGGTACCTCTTTATCGCCCAGCCGCCGCTCTACCGCATCGATTGGGGCAATGATACCTTCTGGGTGCTCGATGAAGACGAGCGAGATCGCACGCTTAAGAAGCTGGAGCGCAGCAAAAAGAAGAAAAAGATCAGCATCCAGCGCTTTAAGGGGCTCGGCGAGATGATGGCCGATACGCTCCAGGCCACCACGCTGGATCCCGAGCAACGTCGCCTGCTCAAGGTGGTGGTGCGCGAGGAGCATCGCGAGGACACCGATCAGGTCATCGGCGATCTGATGGGGAAAGACGCCTCGTTGAGGTTCGATTTCATCATGGAGAACGCCCGCTACGTCGACGATCTCGACGTCTGACACCGGAGCGGCGTCCTCATCTATGACCAGGCCCGCGGGCACCGGGGAAGCTCCCCTGTGACGGGTCTGGACCATGCCCCTGGAGACCTCAATGGCTGAACCCTTTGTCTTTCATTTTCAGCGCGGCCCCGGTGGGGAGCCCGAGGTCATGTACATGGTGGACCTGGACTGTGCCTGCCAGGTCTGCGGGCATGTGCAGTACCAGCGCTTCTACCACAGCACCCCCTTTCATACGCTGAGCCTGGATGTGCTCGATGAGCTGGCCGAGCGCGCGCATTTAAAGGCCGGCTACGACTGCGAGAACTGCGGCACCGAGGTCGGCCCGGACGCGGCTCGCCGGGTGGCGCTGACCTACGGCTTTGCCGACGATGCCGGGGTGATCCGCGTGTTTATCGACCGCCTCGAAGAGACGCTGCGCTACGATCTGCAGGTCCGCCGTCGTCTGGACCCGCAGGCCATGCCCGTGTGGCAGCCCGATCATGAGAAGGCCGCCGTCTACGATGAGCTCGACGAGGACGAACTCGAAGAGGTGTTTGGCCGCCCCTTTAATATCAAATGGGCCTGGATCGACCTCCTGGAAGACTACCTCGAGGACCCCGACGGGGGGGCCTACTCTCGCCTCTCCCCCGGTCTCTGGGCGGTCGTGGAGCACGACGAGGAGAGCGCCGACCAGCTCGCCGAAGAGGTCGACGAAGACGAGTTCTATGATGCGCTGGATTCGGGGGATCTGGCCGTGATTCCGCTCCATGACAGCCTGCCGGTGGCGCTGGCCACCCACGATCATCCCGAGCGGATCTCGGGGCGCCTGGAGAGCTGGTTGACCTCGGCGCTGGCCCGCTCGTTTAAGAAAGAGGTCCTCTGGGCCGATGCGTACATCTCGCGCAAAAAGGCCATTGAGACGATGGAGCGCACCCTCACGACGGCGCGCCTGACCTATACGCTTCATGAGACCGAGGCCGATGTGTTTTTCTCGGAGATCACCACGCCCACCGGCGCGGTGTATGGTCGGGGCGTGGCCGTCTCGGCGGTGTTACGCCGGGCAGTGCACACCGGACTCACCCCGGGGGAGGCCGCGCGCCTGACGGCGGAGGAGATCGTGGGCATTCTTCTGCAGCTCTGGTGAAGGCCAAAATACACTGATTTTATGAGACTTTACACCACACAGCGACCGCTGGGCGTGATCCCGGTGGGGGCGGTCTTAATGCTGCCGCTCTTTGCGATGCCCCTGGGAGCCTGGGCGGTAGGTACCGGTGTGGTTGAATTCTCGGTCTGCGGGATGAAGCGCGTCTTTGGCCTGCCCTGTTTGAGCTGTGGCGCCACCCGCGCCACGCTGGCGCTGACCCGCGGCGACCTCTGGGAAGCGCTCACGATGCAGCCCCTGATCATCGTGCTCTACGCGCTCCTGGCCGTGTGGGGAGGCCTGAGTCTGTGGACCTATGTGCGGGGGCGGCGTCTGGTGCTTCATTTGAGTCGCCGCGAGGACTGGGTGTTTAAAGCGATGTTGGTCCTGCTCCCGCTGGTCAACTGGTACTACCTCTACGTCCGGGGGATCTAGGAGGCGCCGGCTCTCGGGCGGAGGATCCTTGTATGCCCTTGAGAAGATAGCTAGTATTTGCGCCGAACCTCGGCCCAGAGGAGCTCTTCCTTTGCGGCCCGACTCCCCCACGCGGCCGCGCCTCCCTGGTGCGAGATTCTTGTCCGCGACACCCCCCTTCCCCGCCTTTTGGCCGTTCCGGCCCGCTCCACATTCGGTCTCCGAAGTCTGAGAGGAACCTATGTTCACCCCGCTTCACTTCTCCCCTGCGGCCTCGCGTCGTACCACCTTGCTGACCTTCCTGCTGCTGGCGTTGTCGAGCCTGGGGCTGGGCTGCGGCGACGATGACGGCGATGGCAACCTCTCCGAACTCAACGCCCCCTCGATCCTGGTGTCGCCCTCGGAGTACACCTTCCCGGAGACACCGATTGGCGAGCGTGAAGAGGTGACGTTGACGATCAGCAACGGCGGCGCGTCCACGCTCAACATCACGGGGATGGAGCTCGTTGATGAGAGCCCGACGCCGCAGTTTCGGCGAGGCCAGGGGTTCTTGCGCACGCTGCAGATTCCCGCCGGTGGGTCGCATGATGTCTCGGTGAGCTACATTCCGGTCAGCGCCGCGCCTTCTCGCGCGGAGATCGTGATCAACTCCAACGACCCCAACAATGGTGAGGTCATTGTGGAGTTGAGCACCCCGCAGCTCGGACCGCAGATCTTCAGTCCGCAGATCGTGCGTTTCAACCGCCTGCCCGCGGGTGAAGAGGCCTGGCAGCGCACCACGGTCAGCAACATCGGGACGACTCCGCTCAACATCTCGGAGGTGTTGTCCGGGCAGAATAGCGATTTTGATATCACCTTCCCGGCTCCGGGTGCTGAACTGGCCGAGTTGGAGAGTGACACCGATCGATGGCCTGGGACCCTGGAGCCTGGCGAGAGTTTCGACATCCGGGTGTGGTTCCGGCCGATCAACAACAACCCCTCGACCGGTGAGATCACGATCCTGTCGAACGACCCCCGCAGTTCGACCTTCACGATCGACCTGGTGGGCAACAGCGGTTCTCCCTGCATGGAGGTCGACTCCGGCGAGCTTCTGGACTTTGGTGCCAGCTCCGCCGGTCAGGTGGGGCGTCGCTCGGTGGTCATCACCAACTGCAGCGCGGAGACGCCGCTGACGCTGACGGACATCGCCATCACCGAAGACCCCGAAGGGGTGTTCGACCTGAACCTGGAGCCCTTGCCCGGCGCGCTTCCCGCCAGCCCGGTGATTCTTAACCCCTCGCGTTCGGCGACCTTCCAGGTGCTCTTTGCTCCGGAGTCGGAGACGGCCAGTTATCAGGGGACCATGGTCATTGAGAGTGACGACCCGGTCGCTTCGCCCTACGAGGTCGAGCTGATGGGAGAGGGCACCGACAATGAGTGCCCGGTGGCCATCGCCGAGGGGCGCATCGCCAACACCACGCGGACCTTCACCGAGGGCACCGCGTTGCCGCTCAATACGATCGAACTCCTGGGTGGGTCGAGCTTTGATCCGGACGGCCAGATTCAGTTCTACGAGTGGAGCATTCTGGAGGCTCCGGAGAACTCGCAGGCGCGTTTGAGCCCCAGCCCCAACATCCAGGATCCCTCGCTCTACCTGGACCTGGCCGGCACCTACGTGGTGGAGCTGGTGGTCTTTGATAACCAGGGTGTGGCCAGCTGCGGCGAGTCGGCCACGGTGACGATTCAGGCGATTCCGGAAGATGATGTGCACATTCAGCTGGTCTGGGATGCCCCCGGGGTGAGCAACCCCACGCCCGACGCCGGTGTGGACCTGGACCTGCACTACCGGCACCCGAACGGTCGCTGGAACGGTGATGGCAGCGTCTACTGGAACAAGCGCGCCCCGAACTGGGGGAACCCCGAGGATACCCGCGACGATCCTCGCCTGGATATCGACGACACCTGCTGTGGCGGTCCGGAGAATATCAACCATTCGAATCCGGAGTCGGGGCTGGAGTACGGCGTAGGCGTCTACTACTTCACCGACCGTGGGCTGGGCGCGGCGTATGCCACGGTGCGCATCTACATTCGTGGCGAGCTTCGCTTCCAGCTGCGCAACAAGTACATCCCCTCGGAAGGGCACTTCTGGCACGTGGCCAACATCCGCTGGCCGAGCACCGACGTGTACCGGCGCGATGTGCTCGACTTCGGCTTCCCGGTGCAGTGAAGGGCCGAGTTCAGCGTTGCGGGGCGCCTCGATGAGAGCGCCCCGTCGTCACCCCCACCGAGTTCGGTGGGGGTGACGTGCTCTGGGGGTAAATCGAGCAGGCTGCGGGGTATATGCGCGTCCGGGGGTGCGACAAGGCCGAGTGTCTATGCGGTCGAAGTCGTCTCGATGTGCGGAGGTGGCGGGGTATGTGCGCGACCGGGTATGTGCGCAACCGCGGGGTATGTGCGCAACCGGGGTATGTGCGCAACCGAGGGTGCGACAAGGCCGAGTGTCTATGCGGTCGAAGTCGCCTCGGTGTTCGGAGGTGGCGGGATCAGGGCTGACCGGGCACTTCAAACGCGTAGGTCACACGTTGTTCGGGGCCCTCTCCGGCGCCGGCCGCGCTTCTTACCAGGGTTAGTCCGAGTTCGTCTGCTTTTGCTTCCAGCTCGTTGCGGTCGTGCTTTCGGGCCATGCAGATCACGGCCCCCTGTGAGGCGATGAAGGGACGCGCGGTTTCCAGCCACTGCAGCGGGGGCTGGAAGGCCTTGGAGATCACCACGTCGAAGTCGCGTTCGTGCACGTCTTCGATGCGCTCGTTATGAATGGTGACGTGGTTAAGGCCCAGGCGATGGGTATATGCGCGTCCGGGGGTGCGACAAGGCCGAGTGTCTATGCGGTCGAAGTCGCCTCGGTGTTCGGAGGTGGCGGGGTATGTGCGCGACCGGGTATGTGCGCAACCGCGGGGTATGTGCGCAACCGAGGGTGCGACAAGGCCGAGTGTCTATGCGGTCGAAGTCGTCTCGGTGTTCGGAGGTGGCGGGATCAGGGCTGACCGGGCACTTCAAACGCGTAGGTCACACGTTGTTCGGGGCCCTCTCCGGCGCCGGCCGCGCTTCTTACCAGGGTTAGTCCGAGTTCGTCTGCTTTTGCTTCCAGCTCGTTGCGGTCGTGCTTTCGGGCCATGCAGATCACGGCCCCCTGTGAGGCGATGAAGGGACGCGCGGTTTCCAGCCACTGCAGCGGGGGCTGGAAGGCCTTGGAGATCACCACGTCGAAGTCGCGTTCGTGCACGTCTTCGATGCGCTCGTTATGAATGGTGACGTGGCTAAGGCCCAGGCGATGGGTGACGATCTTCAAAAAGGTCGCGCGCTTGCGACGCGGCTCCACCAGGGTGATGGGGAGCTCCTCGTACACGATTTTTAGGACCAGTCCGGGAAGGCCGGCGCCGGTGCCTACATCCAGGATGGGGCCGGCCGGAGGCCGGGCCTCGGCGGCGACGAGGCTATCGATGAAGAGCTCATCGATGACCTCCTGACGTCCCATCGGGCCGATGAGGTTCATGGCCTCGTTAAACTGCAGAAGCAGCTCCAGATAATGCTCCAGACGCGCTGAACGCGCCCCGCCGGTGGGCAGGCCGCGCTCGCTCAAGAAGCGCTCGACGTCTTCCATGACTGCTCTCAAGTATCTAAAACCAACAGAAGGAGGGGATCAGGGCGTCTCCACCCGACTCGGCGCGCGGGGCTCGCGGGGTAGGGAGGGCGATTTGGTCGGGGAGGAGGGGGCTTTGTGCAGCGTCACGTGGATCCGATGATTGACCACGCCCACCCGCACCAGGCGGGCGGAAAGAGGCCTCGGGGTCTCCAGCAGCGCCCGGCTGATGGCCGTGAGCACGTGTTTTTCGATGGTGCGTTTGAGCTCGCGGGCGCCAAAACGCTCGCTGAACCCGCGCGCTTCTAGCCACTGGCGGGCGGCGGGGTCAACCTCGACCTGGAGGTGGCGGCGTTTAAATCCACGGCGCTCAAAAGCCTTGCGGGTCTCCAGCTCGACCAGGCGTTCCATGGCGTCGGGGCTCAGGGAGTTGAAGACCAGCACTTCATCCAGGCGGTTGAGGAACTCCGGCGCGAAGAACTCGTGGAGCTTGTTGCGGATATGATCGCCCTGTTCCTGGCGCCGGTCGCCGGAGTTGAACCCCGGGGTTTGCATATTCGTGCGGGAGGCGCCCAGGTTGCTGGTGAGAAAGATCAGCGTCTGACGAAAGTCGGTGGTGCGCCCGCGGGCGTCGGTAAGGCGGCCTTCGTCGAGGATCTGCAAAAAGAGGTTGAAGATCTCGGCGTCGGCTTTTTCGAACTCATCAAAGAGCAGCACCGAGAAAGGCTGATTGCGGATGGCCTCGGTCAGCAGTCCCTCGCGGTCTTTGTCGTGGGGGGAGCCGATAAGTTTTTCCAGAGCGAAACGTCCCTGATACTCACTCAGGTCAAAGCGAACCATGCGCGAGGCTGAGCCGAAGAGGCGCTCGGCCACCAACCTGGTGAAGTAGGTTTTACCCACACCGGTAGGTCCCACCAGGAAGAAGACTCCCAGGGGCCGTGAGGGGTCGCTCATGCCCGTCTTCACCATGGCCAGGCGATCGACGATGGCGTCGACGGCGCGCTCCTGGTCGATGAGACGCGAGGTGAACCAGGTGCGGGTCTCTTCCAGATCCAGGGGCAGGGAGTCGTCGAGCAGGTCCAGGCTCATGCCGGTGACTTCGGCCAGGCACTGCGGGATGTTCTTGCTGCGCAGCACAAGTTCGCCGGAGTCGCTCGACTCGCTGTTCTGCCTCACCGTGAAGTCCACCAGGGCATCCATCAGGTCGCAGGCGCGGCCGGGGGCAAAACTACGGGTGTAGAAGCTTTCGGCGAAGTCGCGGATCTCTTCCAGGCAGCCCGGCTCGGCGCGCAGGGATCGCTCCTGAGCCTCGTTGGACAGCGTCAGCCGGCGAGCCAGCACCGAGAGGGTCTGGTGCTCGTCCATGGGTTGGACTTTGATCTGGCGAAAGAGTCGCAAAAAGCCCGGATCGCGGCTCAGACCCTGCTTGAGGTCTTCTTCGGTGCACTCGGCGATCATGCGCAGCTGACCGCGTTCCAGGAAGGGTTTGAAGAAGTCGGCGAAGTTTTCATCGCTCTTGGAGTGTGCGCCGGCCCCGAGCAGATCGTTGGGATTGGTGATGTAGAGCAGGACCCGCTCGTGTTTGAGGATGGCTTCGGCCATCTCCTTGAGCTTGGTTTCCCAGTCGCCAAGATAGCGGGTGCCGCTGATGAGTTCACTGGTGTTGGTCTCCAGGATCTGCCAGCTGGCGTCGCTCTGGCTGAGCTGGCGCGCGGCTTCGTGGATCAGGGCCGTTTTACCCACTCCGGCCTCCCCGACCAGGAGGATGGAGCGGCGGCTGTGGGGATCGCTGAAGTGGCGCACCAGCGTGTCGAGCGTTTCGTCGCGCTCAAAGGCCCGCAATAGGTGGGGGCGTTCCTCGTCGGTATGCAGGAGACGACCGTATTTATCCAGACCGCGGGTCTGTGAGGAGGTCTTGGAGACGAGCTGCAGTCGTTGCCAGAGCGTGCTGTAGACTTCCTGAAGGTTGCGGGCTTCCAGGTAGTTGAGCACCAGCCGGCGCTCGCGAGGGGTGAGCTGGTCGGGGAGCTTCTTATACTGCTCTCGGGTCAGCCGGGGCACCAGGCGATCGAGGATCTCTTCGGCGCTTTGCTGCATCTCAAGCTCGCGCTCCAGCAGGGCCTTGAGCACAACCGGGAGACAGCGGGGCGTGCCGACGGCGCGCAGCTGGCTCAGGGCCTGCTCGCGCACCCCGTAGGACTCGTCTTCCATGGCGCGGATGAGAACTTCTTCGAGGTGCGCGTAGCCGAGATCTCCCAGGGCGACCAGCGCCCGGTAGCGTACATCGGCATCGTAGTCGTGCATGGCGCCCAGGACCGCCTCGGTGGCCGACGCATCGCCCAAAATGCCCAGCGAGAAGAGCGCCATCTCGCGCACTCCGGCGTGGGGATCGTGGATCAGTGTCACCAACTTCGGGATCGACTCTCGGTCGCCCAGTCGCCCCAGGTTCGTTGCTGCTGCCATGCGCCGAAGGTGATGGCGGTGGCTCAGGTTCGCACGCAGACATTCCAGGATCGGGGTGCCCAGCGCATAGAGTTGATCACGCAGGTCGCGGTAGCGCTCCTCGTCCTCGGTTTCTTCGATTCGATCCAGCAGCAGGCTGGCCAGTTCCAGTGCATCACTCATGAAAACGCCTCCAGAAGATCGGCCGGCATAGGCAACCCGTCCTGAGGTTGCCCGGCTCACCGAGCTCCCACTCTATCGCTGGCCCGGGGGGCTGTACAGCGTGGCGCGCCGCCCCCCGGACCTGGTTATTGAGGCCGAAGTTGGCGCCATAGGCGGGTGATCCGGGAGACGACTCCAGACTCAAAGCGAAGGGCGATGAGGGTATCGAGCAGACGCAGTTGACGTTCGGAGTCCTCAAAGCCACGCAGACGCAGGCGACTCCTCGGGTTGACCCGAGCTTCGACGAAAATTTTGCGGCGAGAGGAGGCGCGGAGCGCGTGGAGGGGGTCGAGGTCGCGGAGGCCGCCGCAGGCGGCCTCGCGCTCGCCGGGCTCCGGCGGCAGGTCGCCGGCCGGCTCATTGATCGCCACTACCGCCGCCTCAAACTGCTGACCGACCTCCCGGGCGACGCTCACGCTTTTACTAAAGATTGATGCGCGCACCGGTCCCCCCTGTTCCCGGCAGCGCATGGAGGCTTCGGCCGGCGAACGCATCACGGTGAGCGCTACAATGGGGCCGGGCACCGGCGCCTGCCACAGGCGCATCGTCTCATCGACACCCGCGATAACCGTGGGTTCAAAGAAGGCTCCCTCACAACGGCGGCGCCGGGAGCCTCCGACCAGCAGCTTCGCGCCTTTCTCCACGGCATCATCGATCAGCTCTTCGAGGTGTTCGACCTGTGCGAAGTCGGCCTGCGGCCCCACCTCGATATCCTCGACGCCGGGGACTCCCTGGCGCAGGCGTAGCACTTCGGCGACAACCTGGTCGGTGAAGACCGCGGCGATTGACTGCTGGACCCACACCCGGCGGATCGCCGTCTGGCGTCGGCCCGCCCCGCACATCGCGCTCCAGACCACCGCCCGGGCGCTCTCCACCAGGTTGGCGTCGTTGAGCACCACGGCCACGTCGGCGCCGGGCGCCCGGCCCCAGATCGGGATCAGGCGTTCGGCCGCCGCGGCGCGAAGTCGACGTACGGAGGAGGCCGAATGATGGGTGATGATCGCGTCGGCCTGCCGGGCCAGCGCTTCGGCCAACTCGTCGCCGCCGCATACCCCGGTCCACAGGCCGGCGCCTACGCCGGCCTGGGCCACCACGTTGGCCACCGAGCTTAAGAGCAGTGGGGCGCCTTCATCACTGACCACCACCACGGCGTTGCCCGCCACCAGCGCGGAGAGCGCCTGGGCGACGGTGGTTTCCAGCACCTCATAGGAGCTGGCGGCACAGACCACCACGCCGCGGGGCCGCCAGCTCGCAAAGCCGCGCTCGCGTCCCTTGGCCCAGAGGCCGCTGCCGAGATCGAGCTCCTCATCGCCCAGAAGTTGCGGGGCGCGCCGTAGTACCGTGCGCATCAGCGCCATCAAACGCCACCAGGAGCGACGGGCTTCCAGCGGCGTCATCCCCAGCTCCTCGACCACCAGCTCCAGAAGATCGTCGCGCCAGGTCATCAAGCCGGCCAGGATCTTGTCGATAACTTCCACCCGCTGTGTCAGGGGACGCCGCCGCCAGGCCCGTTGCGCCTCCCTGGCCCGCTCCATCACCGCTGGCGCGTGGTGCGCCAGGACTCGCGGAACCTCACCGATCGCCAGCTGAGTGGCCGGATTGTAGCTGGTGACAGTCTCTTCGCTGGCGCGCCGAGTCGATTCCGGAGGCAGATCGTTGAGGTCAAGCGTGGGGCTGTGTCGCGCAGGGATTTCCATAGAGAGCTCCTTAAGGCAGTTCGCGGCGCGCACGTCTCCCCTGAAAACAGAGGAGTCGACCCGACCGCGATACTTCCCAGGTCACTCGCCAGCGCAGTTCATATTGGAATGGGCAGATGGTAGATCCACCAGCGCTCACGTCAAGCCTCAACCCCACGATCCTCCCCCGTCGTTGCTCCCGCTAACCTTTTAAGCTAAAGGCTCGCCGCGGCGAATATTCGCCCTACGCTTACCCTCGCTTCGCGGAGATCCTGATGAGCTTTGCAGAAAAACCCTACGGACAGTTCCTGGGCTCCGGTGAGAGCTTTGAGGCCGCCCGCAACATCCTCTTTGGCATCCCCATGGATTTTACGTGCTGCTTTCGCACCGGCACGCGCCTGGGGCCGCGCGAGATCCGCTACTTCTCCGACAATCTGGAAGATTACTCGGTGGAGCAGCGCCGGGGCCTGGAGGCCGACACCTTTTATGATGCCGGCGATCTGGAGCTGCCCTTTGGCAATCCGGCACAGTGTCTGGATGTCATTGAAGCGGCCGTCGATCAGATCCTGCAGGCCGGCAAACGTCCGGTGGCCATGGGGGGAGAGCACCTGGTGAGCGCGGGGATTGTGCGCGCCATCGC is a window of Lujinxingia litoralis DNA encoding:
- the rsmG gene encoding 16S rRNA (guanine(527)-N(7))-methyltransferase RsmG, encoding MEDVERFLSERGLPTGGARSARLEHYLELLLQFNEAMNLIGPMGRQEVIDELFIDSLVAAEARPPAGPILDVGTGAGLPGLVLKIVYEELPITLVEPRRKRATFLKIVTHRLGLSHVTIHNERIEDVHERDFDVVISKAFQPPLQWLETARPFIASQGAVICMARKHDRNELEAKADELGLTLVRSAAGAGEGPEQRVTYAFEVPGQP
- a CDS encoding choice-of-anchor D domain-containing protein, with the translated sequence MFTPLHFSPAASRRTTLLTFLLLALSSLGLGCGDDDGDGNLSELNAPSILVSPSEYTFPETPIGEREEVTLTISNGGASTLNITGMELVDESPTPQFRRGQGFLRTLQIPAGGSHDVSVSYIPVSAAPSRAEIVINSNDPNNGEVIVELSTPQLGPQIFSPQIVRFNRLPAGEEAWQRTTVSNIGTTPLNISEVLSGQNSDFDITFPAPGAELAELESDTDRWPGTLEPGESFDIRVWFRPINNNPSTGEITILSNDPRSSTFTIDLVGNSGSPCMEVDSGELLDFGASSAGQVGRRSVVITNCSAETPLTLTDIAITEDPEGVFDLNLEPLPGALPASPVILNPSRSATFQVLFAPESETASYQGTMVIESDDPVASPYEVELMGEGTDNECPVAIAEGRIANTTRTFTEGTALPLNTIELLGGSSFDPDGQIQFYEWSILEAPENSQARLSPSPNIQDPSLYLDLAGTYVVELVVFDNQGVASCGESATVTIQAIPEDDVHIQLVWDAPGVSNPTPDAGVDLDLHYRHPNGRWNGDGSVYWNKRAPNWGNPEDTRDDPRLDIDDTCCGGPENINHSNPESGLEYGVGVYYFTDRGLGAAYATVRIYIRGELRFQLRNKYIPSEGHFWHVANIRWPSTDVYRRDVLDFGFPVQ
- a CDS encoding aldehyde dehydrogenase family protein; the encoded protein is MEIPARHSPTLDLNDLPPESTRRASEETVTSYNPATQLAIGEVPRVLAHHAPAVMERAREAQRAWRRRPLTQRVEVIDKILAGLMTWRDDLLELVVEELGMTPLEARRSWWRLMALMRTVLRRAPQLLGDEELDLGSGLWAKGRERGFASWRPRGVVVCAASSYEVLETTVAQALSALVAGNAVVVVSDEGAPLLLSSVANVVAQAGVGAGLWTGVCGGDELAEALARQADAIITHHSASSVRRLRAAAAERLIPIWGRAPGADVAVVLNDANLVESARAVVWSAMCGAGRRQTAIRRVWVQQSIAAVFTDQVVAEVLRLRQGVPGVEDIEVGPQADFAQVEHLEELIDDAVEKGAKLLVGGSRRRRCEGAFFEPTVIAGVDETMRLWQAPVPGPIVALTVMRSPAEASMRCREQGGPVRASIFSKSVSVAREVGQQFEAAVVAINEPAGDLPPEPGEREAACGGLRDLDPLHALRASSRRKIFVEARVNPRSRLRLRGFEDSERQLRLLDTLIALRFESGVVSRITRLWRQLRPQ
- a CDS encoding DNA gyrase/topoisomerase IV subunit B, whose protein sequence is MSATAGQYTAKDITILEGLEPVRKRPGMYIGGTGKAGLHHLLWEVVDNSVDEAINGYASSIEVTLHADGESMTVSDNGRGIPVDIHPKNGRSALEIILTTLHAGGKFDNENYFTSGGLHGVGSSVVNALSTELVAQIKRDGILHEQRFSRGIPQGPIQELGDARGSGTKIFFRPDPEIFEDTSFDAALIAEWLEIKSYLNQGLRIVFRNELQDQYHEFKHEGGIKDFLAHIQKSSNQPPIHTDVVVVREADAAPNVARVEIALQWTEDTTEDLRAFVNGIPTADGGTHEQGFKDGVVKAMRTYFDTHDLVPRSLTIASEDIREGLKAIISVFMMDPQFQGQTKSKLNNPDIRSVVSGLVRVELERFLNANSNTGNAIAQRIIQAARARQASRSAAKQVKRKRAVSHRLNLPGKLADCSSTDPEESELFIVEGNSAGGNAKQGRDRRTQAILPLRGKVLNAEQASRSKVSSNRELSDVADALGCGLGDHFDASKLRYHKIILLMDADSDGLHISTLLLTFFYRYMPRLIDEGYLFIAQPPLYRIDWGNDTFWVLDEDERDRTLKKLERSKKKKKISIQRFKGLGEMMADTLQATTLDPEQRRLLKVVVREEHREDTDQVIGDLMGKDASLRFDFIMENARYVDDLDV
- a CDS encoding AAA family ATPase; its protein translation is MSDALELASLLLDRIEETEDEERYRDLRDQLYALGTPILECLRANLSHRHHLRRMAAATNLGRLGDRESIPKLVTLIHDPHAGVREMALFSLGILGDASATEAVLGAMHDYDADVRYRALVALGDLGYAHLEEVLIRAMEDESYGVREQALSQLRAVGTPRCLPVVLKALLERELEMQQSAEEILDRLVPRLTREQYKKLPDQLTPRERRLVLNYLEARNLQEVYSTLWQRLQLVSKTSSQTRGLDKYGRLLHTDEERPHLLRAFERDETLDTLVRHFSDPHSRRSILLVGEAGVGKTALIHEAARQLSQSDASWQILETNTSELISGTRYLGDWETKLKEMAEAILKHERVLLYITNPNDLLGAGAHSKSDENFADFFKPFLERGQLRMIAECTEEDLKQGLSRDPGFLRLFRQIKVQPMDEHQTLSVLARRLTLSNEAQERSLRAEPGCLEEIRDFAESFYTRSFAPGRACDLMDALVDFTVRQNSESSDSGELVLRSKNIPQCLAEVTGMSLDLLDDSLPLDLEETRTWFTSRLIDQERAVDAIVDRLAMVKTGMSDPSRPLGVFFLVGPTGVGKTYFTRLVAERLFGSASRMVRFDLSEYQGRFALEKLIGSPHDKDREGLLTEAIRNQPFSVLLFDEFEKADAEIFNLFLQILDEGRLTDARGRTTDFRQTLIFLTSNLGASRTNMQTPGFNSGDRRQEQGDHIRNKLHEFFAPEFLNRLDEVLVFNSLSPDAMERLVELETRKAFERRGFKRRHLQVEVDPAARQWLEARGFSERFGARELKRTIEKHVLTAISRALLETPRPLSARLVRVGVVNHRIHVTLHKAPSSPTKSPSLPREPRAPSRVETP
- a CDS encoding DUF2752 domain-containing protein, which encodes MRLYTTQRPLGVIPVGAVLMLPLFAMPLGAWAVGTGVVEFSVCGMKRVFGLPCLSCGATRATLALTRGDLWEALTMQPLIIVLYALLAVWGGLSLWTYVRGRRLVLHLSRREDWVFKAMLVLLPLVNWYYLYVRGI
- a CDS encoding RsmG family class I SAM-dependent methyltransferase, translated to MPRGCAHTRSRTYPATSEHRGDFDRIDTRPCRTPGRAYTHRLGLNHVTIHNERIEDVHERDFDVVISKAFQPPLQWLETARPFIASQGAVICMARKHDRNELEAKADELGLTLVRSAAGAGEGPEQRVTYAFEVPGQP